One Triticum dicoccoides isolate Atlit2015 ecotype Zavitan chromosome 3B, WEW_v2.0, whole genome shotgun sequence genomic window, ACGAGAGATCCCTGTATCTACCTCATACCTCTCTTCGTATACCAAATCACTTCGAAAATAACAGCGACACCATGCGTCTTGTGAAATGTTTCTATTTGTTCGCACTTTTAAAATCCACCAACATTTTTAATTCATGAATATTTCTAAAGTTCATTAACATGTTTTTTAAtatgttttttttcaaattcacaaacatagtttaaaattcatgaatatttctaATATGTatgatttttataaaaaaatatgatTTTAAAACGCGCAACATTTTCTAAAATACATTTTAAAATATTACAAACCCTTTTTTaacaaaaaattcaaataaaaattcGATAGCCGGTTTTGTCTAAGCTAGCAGTTTAGAGAGCGAAGAAAAGCTAAGCGAGCAGTGCAGGAGACGAACTGAGTGAGCGAGAGGTTCATTGGCCGGCCCATATAAGTGTTATAGCAGCAAATTCCATAGCCTCAACGTGGAATAAGAGCTCTCAGAGGGGTCACACAAGCACCACCAGCTGACACTGACGAGGAAACGTGAAGAACACCACACCACGCATCAATGAACTCCACTCTCCACTCAAAACAAATACAATTTTAAACAATAGCCGAACACGGTAATGAATGAAAAGAAAATATGCTTAGAACATAATTAAAATCCAAGCCAACATAGATAAAATCAAAATGACAAAGTCAACTGCAATGACATGCTAAGAAAAAAGAAGGTTAATACCATGAGTGGAGAACGGCGCGGCGAAGCGCGCGGCAACCTCTAGTGTTATTACAAGCTAGGTAGGCGTGTCACTTTCTATCAGACGACAATGTAAGAGAGCCGTCAATTGCGTGGCACCTACATACATATGCACGAAAGCAAAATTTGCGGTGATCGATCGTCTTTATAGATCCACATGAACACAGCTCACCTAGCCTGTTGCCTACTAGTTATTTGAAGACGCGTGAGGACGGGGCGTCGACCCGTTGGCTGGGTAGCTGAGGTTGCTGCCAGCCCACTACTAGTTAAGGAAGCTGCCACGTTTGCCTCCATCTACCAACGCTATAGAATTATATAACGACACGCCCGGCCCCAAGGCGTGTCACAACTCACAAAACAACACAGATCAGATCGTATACACCGTCCACTACTCTCTACTGATATCTCTGAAAGCTAGTTCGTTGGTAATGGGGCGCCACAGCAGCAACGCCAGCAAAGCCGATGCCGGCGGCGAGCAGCACCACAAGCACATGGAGCAGCTCGCCCAGCTTGGCGCCGTCGCAGCCGGAACGTACGCGGTGGTATGTCTATAATTCTATATATATCCCTGGCATTATTATTTCCCATGATATCAGAGTCTTTCACCAGTCTTTATTTCTAGCTCTTTTTATGGTTACTTAACATCTGGAACTTTGTGTTGATACTGCAGCACGAGAAGCACAAGGCGAAGAAGGACCCCGAGAATGCGCGGTCACACAGGATCAAGGAGGAGAT contains:
- the LOC119282590 gene encoding abscisic stress-ripening protein 3-like, encoding MGRHSSNASKADAGGEQHHKHMEQLAQLGAVAAGTYAVHEKHKAKKDPENARSHRIKEEIAATVAIGSAGFAFHEHHKKKDVKKHGHHH